One genomic region from Methanofastidiosum sp. encodes:
- the thiI gene encoding tRNA 4-thiouridine(8) synthase ThiI, which produces MEGCVLVRYGEIALKSDQTRKWWNKTLLENMRDCLEKNNIPYSSINVVLGRLIVYTDKTREASIALKNVFGITSLSPAIKMEADFEKIKEKSLELSKDKGLKFRVSSRRITKEFPMTSNEVNEVLGAYLKESLGLEVSLLNYDFEMGIEFLDDYAYLFTERLEAFGGLPLGVQGQVICLVSSGIDSPVAAWLLMKRGCKVDLMHFKITEEGYQKYLNIKENLQKFSYGHEIKDYVIDGVPYLSDTKQRLCEKGKEKWLCIFCKRRFLKEAEKMCNEKGYFAIVTGENLGQVASQTLKNLTVLDSTVKVPVLRPVLTYDKNEIVEMARTINTYDISKEKEPKCPFTPKYPMTSGSIEELEKIEKMLWV; this is translated from the coding sequence TTGGAAGGCTGCGTCCTTGTTAGATATGGAGAAATAGCCTTAAAGTCCGATCAGACAAGAAAATGGTGGAACAAAACTCTATTGGAAAACATGAGAGATTGTCTTGAAAAAAATAATATTCCTTATTCATCGATTAATGTTGTTTTAGGAAGGTTAATTGTCTATACCGATAAGACTAGAGAAGCGTCAATAGCTTTAAAGAATGTCTTTGGTATCACATCACTATCGCCTGCCATCAAAATGGAAGCAGATTTTGAAAAGATTAAAGAAAAGTCTCTGGAGCTATCAAAAGATAAAGGTTTGAAGTTCAGAGTTAGTTCTAGGAGGATTACCAAAGAGTTCCCGATGACTTCAAATGAAGTCAATGAAGTTCTGGGTGCTTATCTTAAAGAATCTCTTGGTCTGGAAGTTAGCCTTTTGAACTATGATTTTGAGATGGGAATAGAATTTCTTGATGATTATGCATATCTTTTCACAGAAAGGCTTGAAGCATTTGGAGGTTTACCTCTTGGGGTGCAAGGCCAAGTAATATGTCTTGTTTCAAGCGGCATTGACTCACCAGTTGCAGCCTGGCTACTAATGAAAAGAGGATGTAAAGTTGATCTAATGCATTTTAAAATTACAGAAGAAGGATACCAAAAATACCTTAATATAAAGGAAAATCTCCAAAAATTTTCATATGGCCATGAAATCAAGGATTACGTGATTGATGGTGTGCCATATCTTTCCGATACAAAACAAAGACTATGTGAAAAAGGAAAAGAAAAGTGGTTGTGTATTTTCTGTAAGAGAAGATTTCTAAAAGAAGCTGAAAAAATGTGTAATGAAAAAGGTTATTTCGCAATAGTTACTGGTGAAAATCTTGGACAGGTGGCCTCCCAAACCTTAAAAAATCTTACTGTCCTTGACTCAACTGTTAAAGTCCCAGTTTTAAGGCCTGTTTTGACATATGATAAAAATGAGATAGTCGAGATGGCGAGAACGATAAATACCTATGATATATCAAAAGAAAAAGAGCCAAAGTGCCCATTCACGCCAAAATATCCAATGACTTCGGGCAGCATAGAAGAGTTAGAAAAAATCGAGAAGATGCTATGGGTGTAA